A genome region from Pseudomonas anguilliseptica includes the following:
- the tsaD gene encoding tRNA (adenosine(37)-N6)-threonylcarbamoyltransferase complex transferase subunit TsaD — MLVLGLETSCDETGVALYDSERGLLADALFSQIDLHRVYGGVVPELASRDHVKRMLPLIRQVLSEADCVATDIDAIAYTAGPGLVGALLVGASCAQALAFAWDIPALGVHHMEGHLLAPMLEEQPPAFPFVALLVSGGHTQLVRVDGIGQYQLLGESLDDAAGEAFDKTAKLMGLQYPGGPEIARLALNGTPGRFKFPRPMTDRPGLEFSFSGLKTFTLNTWQQCQAAGDNSEQTRCDIALAFQQAVVDTLTIKCKRALKQTGLNNLVIAGGVSANQALRQSLEKMLAELKGGVFYARPAFCTDNGAMIAYAGCQRLLAGQHEDLSIKVQARWPMEQLPAL, encoded by the coding sequence ATGCTGGTTCTGGGATTGGAAACCTCCTGCGACGAAACCGGTGTCGCGCTTTACGACAGCGAGCGTGGCCTGCTGGCCGATGCGTTGTTCAGTCAGATTGATCTGCACCGTGTGTATGGCGGCGTAGTACCGGAACTGGCCTCTCGCGATCACGTCAAGCGCATGCTGCCGTTGATCCGTCAGGTGTTGAGCGAGGCCGACTGCGTTGCGACTGACATCGACGCCATCGCCTACACCGCCGGTCCTGGCCTGGTTGGCGCGCTGCTGGTGGGGGCGTCCTGTGCGCAGGCGCTGGCCTTTGCCTGGGACATTCCGGCGCTCGGTGTGCATCATATGGAAGGCCACCTGCTGGCGCCGATGCTGGAGGAACAACCACCGGCTTTCCCGTTCGTCGCTTTGTTGGTGTCGGGCGGGCATACCCAGCTGGTTCGCGTAGATGGCATCGGTCAGTACCAGCTGCTTGGTGAGTCTCTGGATGATGCGGCAGGCGAGGCCTTCGACAAGACGGCCAAACTGATGGGCTTGCAGTACCCCGGCGGGCCGGAGATTGCCCGGTTGGCGCTGAATGGCACGCCGGGGCGCTTCAAGTTCCCCCGGCCGATGACCGATCGCCCTGGGCTGGAGTTCAGCTTTAGCGGCCTGAAGACCTTTACCCTGAACACCTGGCAGCAGTGCCAGGCTGCGGGCGACAACTCCGAGCAGACCCGTTGCGACATCGCCCTGGCGTTCCAGCAGGCGGTGGTCGATACCCTCACCATTAAATGCAAGCGCGCACTTAAGCAAACCGGGTTGAATAACCTGGTGATCGCCGGTGGGGTGAGTGCCAACCAGGCGTTGCGTCAGTCGCTGGAAAAGATGCTCGCTGAGCTGAAGGGCGGCGTGTTCTACGCCCGCCCGGCGTTCTGCACCGATAACGGCGCGATGATTGCCTATGCAGGCTGCCAGCGTTTGCTGGCGGGTCAGCATGAGGATTTGAGCATCAAGGTGCAGGCGCGTTGGCCTATGGAGCAACTGCCGGCGCTGTAA
- the folK gene encoding 2-amino-4-hydroxy-6-hydroxymethyldihydropteridine diphosphokinase, with the protein MSLTPVLLGLGSNIGREAHLCAGLDALAGLLSEMRCSPVFESQAVGIKSGPFFNLVVAGYSDLPLGELDRRLKFIEADNGRYAPERKGLPLDIDVLLYGDLVGNFDGLILPRAEILKNAFVLWPLALLVPDVLHPAQQRSFAELWQLAQIDQQLWPVAFSWREQQLTPAALCTEYPARH; encoded by the coding sequence ATGTCGCTAACTCCCGTACTACTCGGTCTGGGCAGCAATATCGGCCGCGAAGCACACCTGTGTGCTGGCCTCGATGCGCTTGCTGGCCTGCTCAGTGAGATGCGCTGTTCGCCGGTATTCGAAAGCCAGGCGGTGGGCATCAAGAGCGGGCCGTTCTTCAATCTGGTGGTGGCCGGCTACAGCGACCTGCCGCTGGGTGAGCTGGACCGACGGCTGAAATTTATCGAAGCCGACAACGGCCGCTATGCGCCTGAGCGTAAGGGATTGCCGCTGGATATCGACGTGCTGCTGTATGGCGATCTGGTCGGCAACTTCGACGGCTTGATCCTGCCGCGTGCAGAAATCCTCAAGAACGCTTTCGTCCTCTGGCCGCTTGCCTTGTTGGTACCGGATGTTCTGCACCCGGCGCAGCAGCGCAGTTTTGCCGAGCTCTGGCAGTTAGCGCAGATTGACCAGCAGCTGTGGCCGGTGGCATTCAGCTGGCGCGAGCAACAGCTGACGCCGGCTGCTCTGTGCACCGAGTACCCGGCCAGGCACTGA
- a CDS encoding DUF4136 domain-containing protein, protein MRLFIVLLLCLALATCSSQLPRAQVLTPASAELTGKRSFSLIAAEQAVEGDVPFAERYAQLEQLLRAGLSARGYQASPQAQIQVYYWLAVQDSPLDFKVEAAPPTPLGPYQAIHRLRDETGTLRIRLTTPEQHILWEGLVNTGLSPAKDSAELLERATQALLQQIPLASP, encoded by the coding sequence ATGCGCCTGTTTATCGTATTACTACTGTGCCTGGCACTGGCCACCTGTAGCAGCCAACTGCCCCGCGCCCAGGTACTGACACCCGCCAGCGCCGAACTGACGGGCAAACGCAGCTTCAGCCTGATCGCCGCCGAACAGGCCGTAGAAGGCGACGTCCCCTTTGCCGAGCGCTATGCGCAGCTTGAACAGTTGCTGCGCGCGGGCTTGAGCGCCCGTGGTTACCAAGCCAGTCCGCAGGCGCAGATTCAGGTGTATTACTGGCTGGCCGTGCAGGACAGTCCGCTGGACTTCAAGGTCGAGGCCGCCCCCCCCACCCCGCTCGGCCCTTACCAGGCGATCCACCGCCTGCGCGATGAAACCGGCACCCTACGCATCCGCCTGACAACCCCGGAGCAGCACATCCTCTGGGAAGGCTTGGTCAACACCGGCCTGAGCCCCGCCAAAGACAGTGCCGAACTACTCGAGCGCGCCACCCAAGCACTCTTGCAGCAAATTCCCCTAGCCAGCCCGTAA
- a CDS encoding multifunctional CCA addition/repair protein, which translates to MQIYKVGGAVRDRLLGREVSEIDWVVVGASAEQMLELGYRPVGADFPVFLHPQSGEEYALARTERKSGRGYGGFTFFASPEVTLEEDLIRRDLTVNAMAEDDHGTQIDPYGGQRDLEARLLRHVSPAFAEDPLRVLRVARFAARYAPLGFSVAPETMVLMRELSESGELNALTAERSWKELSRALMEPRPDVFIQVLRDCGALRELLPEVDALFGVPQPAAHHPEIDTGEHVLSVLRQCAEHQQPLTVRWACLLHDVGKGLTPEAEWPRHIAHEHTGLKLIRAINQRCKAPKDCQELALQVGEFHTHGHRALELKASTLLKLLQGFDVFRRPQRFEEFIAACEMDARGRLGLEQRAYPQAEYLRAAMHAARAVAVQPLLKRGLQGAELGNALQEERLQALQKFRQNRPQA; encoded by the coding sequence ATGCAGATTTACAAAGTCGGCGGCGCAGTACGTGATCGCCTGTTAGGTCGTGAAGTCAGCGAGATCGACTGGGTAGTGGTCGGCGCCAGCGCCGAGCAAATGCTCGAATTGGGCTATCGCCCGGTGGGTGCTGACTTCCCGGTATTTCTGCATCCGCAGAGCGGCGAGGAATATGCCCTGGCCCGCACCGAGCGCAAAAGCGGGCGCGGCTACGGCGGCTTTACCTTCTTTGCCAGCCCCGAAGTCACCCTGGAAGAAGACCTGATCCGCCGCGACCTGACCGTCAATGCCATGGCCGAGGACGATCACGGCACGCAGATCGATCCCTACGGTGGCCAGCGCGACCTCGAAGCCCGACTGCTGCGCCACGTCTCTCCGGCCTTCGCCGAAGACCCGCTGCGCGTACTGCGCGTCGCCCGCTTTGCCGCCCGTTACGCGCCACTGGGCTTCAGCGTAGCGCCTGAAACCATGGTGCTGATGCGCGAGCTGAGCGAGTCCGGTGAACTCAACGCACTGACAGCGGAACGTAGCTGGAAGGAACTCTCCCGCGCCCTGATGGAGCCGCGCCCCGATGTATTTATCCAGGTGCTGCGCGACTGCGGCGCCCTGCGTGAACTGCTGCCCGAGGTCGACGCGCTGTTCGGCGTGCCACAACCCGCCGCCCATCATCCGGAGATCGACACCGGTGAGCATGTACTCAGCGTGCTGCGCCAGTGCGCCGAACACCAGCAACCGCTGACCGTACGCTGGGCCTGTCTGCTGCACGATGTTGGCAAAGGTCTGACGCCGGAGGCCGAATGGCCCCGACATATCGCCCACGAACACACCGGGCTGAAGCTCATCCGCGCGATCAACCAGCGTTGCAAGGCACCCAAGGATTGCCAGGAACTGGCCTTGCAGGTTGGTGAATTCCACACCCACGGCCACCGCGCTCTGGAGCTGAAGGCTTCGACCCTGCTCAAACTGCTACAGGGCTTCGACGTGTTCCGCCGCCCGCAACGCTTCGAAGAATTTATCGCGGCCTGTGAAATGGACGCCCGCGGCCGTCTCGGTCTGGAACAACGCGCCTACCCGCAGGCTGAGTACTTGCGGGCCGCCATGCACGCCGCCCGTGCAGTGGCTGTGCAACCGCTGCTCAAGCGAGGCCTGCAAGGGGCCGAACTGGGCAACGCACTGCAGGAAGAACGCCTGCAGGCGCTTCAGAAATTTCGCCAGAACCGTCCTCAAGCGTAG
- a CDS encoding OmpA family protein, with amino-acid sequence MHSLMRLIFIGVLGAALLISGCQSTPKGLSAEQVALLKSHGFQWTEDRWELGLSGKVLFDTDSEVVSSASTAQLTQITQALLGVGIQQVRLEGHTDNVGQAAYNEQLSLRRARTVAAVMQGAGMDARLIAAYGMGQSKPIADNNTAEGRSENRRVAIIVSTP; translated from the coding sequence TTGCACAGCTTAATGCGTTTGATCTTTATCGGCGTGCTCGGCGCGGCACTGCTCATCAGCGGCTGCCAGAGCACACCCAAAGGCCTCAGTGCCGAGCAGGTGGCCTTGCTCAAAAGCCATGGCTTCCAGTGGACCGAAGATCGCTGGGAACTCGGCCTCTCCGGCAAAGTGCTGTTCGATACCGACTCGGAAGTCGTCTCCAGCGCCAGCACCGCACAACTGACGCAAATCACCCAGGCACTGCTGGGCGTCGGCATTCAGCAGGTGCGCCTGGAAGGCCACACCGACAATGTCGGCCAGGCGGCTTATAACGAACAGCTGTCGCTGCGCCGCGCCAGGACAGTCGCGGCCGTAATGCAAGGCGCGGGAATGGATGCTCGATTGATCGCAGCATACGGCATGGGCCAGAGCAAGCCGATCGCAGACAACAACACCGCCGAAGGGCGCAGCGAAAATCGCCGCGTGGCGATTATCGTCAGCACGCCTTGA
- the plsY gene encoding glycerol-3-phosphate 1-O-acyltransferase PlsY: MFWLLASLAYLLGSLSFAILLSRLSGGPDPRASGSGNPGATNMFRVAGKRLAILTLIGDLLKGLLPVLIASLLDFSLQQQAWVGLAAVVGHLYPLYFNFRGGKGVATAAGMLLGLYPPAALLAVAAWLLTFVLTRTSSLAALTATPLTLPLLAWQQPDALLPVCALTGLIVWRHRGNLRDLFAGSERHF, encoded by the coding sequence ATGTTTTGGCTGTTGGCGTCCCTCGCCTACCTGCTCGGCTCGTTGTCCTTCGCCATTCTGCTCAGTCGCCTAAGCGGCGGGCCAGACCCGCGCGCCAGTGGCTCGGGCAACCCCGGCGCCACCAACATGTTCCGGGTCGCCGGCAAACGCCTGGCCATCCTCACGCTGATCGGCGACCTGCTCAAAGGCCTGCTGCCGGTACTGATCGCCAGCCTGCTCGACTTCAGCCTGCAGCAGCAGGCCTGGGTCGGTCTGGCAGCCGTTGTCGGCCACCTGTATCCGTTGTACTTCAACTTCCGTGGCGGCAAAGGTGTCGCCACGGCCGCCGGCATGCTCCTGGGCCTATACCCGCCGGCCGCCCTGCTGGCCGTTGCCGCCTGGTTACTGACGTTTGTCCTGACCCGCACCAGTTCGCTGGCCGCGCTGACCGCCACACCTCTGACCCTGCCATTACTGGCCTGGCAACAACCCGACGCACTGCTTCCCGTCTGTGCACTGACCGGGCTGATCGTCTGGCGCCATCGCGGCAATTTACGCGATCTGTTCGCCGGCAGTGAGCGGCATTTCTAA
- the rpoD gene encoding RNA polymerase sigma factor RpoD, with protein sequence MSGKAQQQSRIKELITLGREQKYLTYAEVNDHLPEDISDPEQVEDIIRMINDMGIPVHESAPDADALMLADADTDEAAAEEAAAALAAVETDIGRTTDPVRMYMREMGTVELLTREGEIEIAKRIEEGIREVMGAIAHFPGTVNSILAEYNRVTTNGGRLVEVLSGYIDPDDGIVPAEAAAPVPVKDGDAAEETDDDDAEASDDEEEEGDGGPDPEEALRRFTAIGDALELAKKALKKHGRNSKQGTAALKEMAELFMPIKLVPKQYDALVVRVRSSLERLRAQERAIMQLCVRDARMPRADFLRLFPGNEIDAEWSAGLAKGKAKYAEAIGNLQGDIQRCQQKLSALEAECELTLAEIKDINRRMSIGEAKARRAKKEMVEANLRLVISIAKKYTNRGLQFLDLIQEGNIGLMKAVDKFEYRRGYKFSTYATWWIRQAITRSIADQARTIRIPVHMIETINKLNRISRQMLQEMGREPTPEELGERMEMPEDKIRKVLKIAKEPISMETPIGDDEDSHLGDFIEDSTMQSPIDVATVESLKEATREVLSGLTAREAKVLRMRFGIDMNTDHTLEEVGKQFDVTRERIRQIEAKALRKLRHPTRSEHLRSFLDE encoded by the coding sequence ATGTCCGGAAAAGCGCAACAGCAGTCTCGTATCAAAGAGTTGATCACCCTGGGCCGTGAGCAGAAGTATCTGACTTACGCAGAGGTCAACGACCACCTACCGGAAGATATTTCTGATCCGGAGCAGGTGGAAGACATCATCCGCATGATCAATGACATGGGGATCCCCGTACACGAGAGTGCTCCGGATGCGGACGCCCTTATGTTGGCCGACGCCGATACCGACGAGGCAGCTGCTGAAGAAGCAGCTGCCGCGCTGGCAGCGGTAGAGACCGATATCGGCCGCACGACGGACCCAGTGCGCATGTACATGCGTGAAATGGGCACCGTGGAACTGCTGACCCGCGAAGGCGAGATCGAAATCGCCAAACGCATCGAGGAAGGCATCCGTGAAGTGATGGGCGCTATTGCCCATTTCCCCGGCACTGTCAACAGCATTCTGGCCGAGTACAACCGTGTGACCACCAATGGTGGCCGCCTGGTTGAGGTTCTCAGCGGCTATATCGACCCGGATGACGGCATTGTTCCCGCTGAAGCCGCGGCGCCTGTGCCAGTTAAAGACGGCGACGCTGCCGAAGAAACTGACGACGATGACGCCGAAGCCAGCGATGACGAGGAAGAAGAGGGCGACGGTGGTCCGGACCCTGAAGAGGCCCTGCGCCGCTTCACCGCGATCGGTGACGCCTTGGAGCTCGCCAAGAAAGCTCTGAAAAAGCACGGCCGCAACAGTAAGCAAGGCACTGCCGCGCTGAAAGAAATGGCCGAGCTGTTCATGCCAATCAAGCTCGTACCTAAACAGTACGATGCACTGGTTGTGCGTGTACGCAGCTCTCTGGAGCGCCTGCGCGCTCAGGAACGCGCCATCATGCAACTCTGCGTACGTGATGCACGTATGCCGCGCGCCGATTTCCTGCGCCTGTTCCCAGGCAATGAAATCGACGCCGAATGGTCTGCTGGCCTGGCCAAAGGCAAAGCCAAGTACGCCGAAGCCATTGGCAACCTGCAAGGCGACATCCAGCGCTGCCAGCAGAAGCTGTCCGCCCTGGAAGCCGAGTGCGAACTGACCCTGGCTGAAATCAAGGACATCAACCGTCGCATGTCGATCGGCGAGGCCAAGGCCCGTCGCGCGAAGAAAGAGATGGTTGAAGCGAACTTGCGCCTGGTGATCTCCATCGCCAAGAAGTACACCAACCGTGGCCTGCAGTTCCTCGACTTGATCCAGGAAGGCAACATCGGCCTGATGAAGGCGGTGGACAAGTTCGAATACCGTCGCGGTTACAAGTTCTCGACCTATGCCACCTGGTGGATCCGCCAGGCGATCACTCGCTCGATCGCCGACCAGGCGCGCACCATCCGTATCCCGGTGCACATGATCGAGACGATCAACAAGCTCAACCGTATTTCCCGGCAGATGCTGCAGGAAATGGGTCGCGAACCGACCCCGGAAGAGCTGGGTGAACGCATGGAGATGCCTGAGGACAAGATCCGCAAGGTACTCAAGATCGCTAAAGAGCCGATCTCCATGGAAACCCCGATCGGTGATGACGAGGACTCCCATCTGGGCGACTTCATCGAAGACTCGACCATGCAGTCGCCAATCGATGTCGCCACTGTTGAGAGCCTCAAAGAAGCCACTCGCGAAGTACTCTCCGGCCTCACCGCGCGTGAAGCCAAGGTGCTGCGCATGCGCTTCGGCATCGACATGAATACCGACCACACCCTTGAGGAAGTCGGTAAGCAGTTCGATGTAACCCGCGAGCGGATTCGTCAGATTGAAGCCAAGGCGTTGCGCAAGCTGCGCCACCCGACGAGAAGCGAACACCTGCGCTCCTTCCTCGACGAGTAA
- the rpsU gene encoding 30S ribosomal protein S21, with product MPAVKVKENEPFDVALRRFKRSCEKAGVLAEVRSREFYEKPTSERKRKAAAAVKRHAKKVQREQRRSVRLY from the coding sequence ATGCCAGCCGTCAAAGTTAAAGAGAACGAACCCTTCGACGTAGCTCTGCGTCGTTTCAAGCGCTCCTGCGAAAAAGCCGGTGTTCTGGCTGAAGTTCGCAGCCGTGAATTCTACGAAAAGCCGACTTCCGAGCGTAAGCGTAAAGCAGCAGCCGCTGTTAAGCGTCACGCCAAGAAAGTGCAGCGCGAGCAGCGCCGCAGCGTTCGCCTGTACTAA
- a CDS encoding YfiR family protein, with protein MRANRKALCCTLLALLPILARAESSDADSATLRATQVAHVVHGILSYARWPQQPEALRLCVIAPTEYADLLWQNHELESSQPVQAKRLLVDSPLLATDCEAVYLGVIEESQRVTLFSRLVGKPILTISETSQACSEGSLFCLDISDDHVAFKVNLDAVARSGIRIHPNVLQLGKRAGPHP; from the coding sequence ATGCGCGCCAACCGAAAAGCTCTCTGCTGCACCCTACTGGCACTCTTGCCGATACTGGCCCGCGCCGAATCAAGCGATGCGGACAGCGCCACGCTGCGTGCCACTCAGGTTGCCCATGTGGTACACGGCATCCTCAGTTATGCGCGCTGGCCGCAGCAGCCAGAAGCGCTGCGTCTATGTGTGATTGCACCAACCGAATACGCCGACCTGCTGTGGCAGAACCACGAACTGGAATCCAGCCAGCCAGTACAGGCCAAGCGCCTGCTGGTCGACAGCCCGCTGCTGGCAACCGACTGCGAAGCCGTCTACCTCGGGGTGATCGAGGAGAGCCAGCGCGTAACCTTGTTCAGTCGCCTGGTTGGCAAACCGATTCTGACCATCAGCGAAACCAGCCAGGCCTGCAGCGAGGGCAGCCTGTTCTGCCTCGATATCAGCGATGATCATGTGGCGTTCAAGGTCAACCTCGATGCCGTCGCACGCAGTGGCATTCGCATTCACCCGAATGTACTACAGCTGGGTAAGCGCGCAGGACCGCATCCATGA
- the folB gene encoding dihydroneopterin aldolase — protein MDTVFIEGLEVDTVIGAYDWERTIRQCLRLDLYLGWDNRPAAAGDELDKALDYAKVSQRIQAFASESQFILVETFAERLVELLMAEFQIPWMRLKLTKPGAVPAASGGVGVEIERGCR, from the coding sequence TTGGACACAGTTTTTATCGAGGGTCTGGAGGTCGATACGGTGATTGGCGCCTACGACTGGGAGCGCACCATTCGCCAGTGTTTGCGTCTGGACCTGTACCTGGGTTGGGATAACCGTCCGGCCGCCGCTGGTGACGAGCTGGACAAGGCACTGGATTACGCCAAGGTCTCGCAGCGGATTCAGGCGTTTGCCAGCGAGTCGCAGTTTATCTTGGTGGAAACCTTTGCCGAGCGGTTGGTCGAGTTGCTGATGGCTGAGTTCCAGATTCCCTGGATGCGGCTCAAGCTGACCAAGCCCGGCGCGGTGCCGGCGGCCAGTGGTGGGGTGGGCGTGGAGATCGAGCGCGGATGTCGCTAA
- the dnaG gene encoding DNA primase — MAGLIPQSFIDDLLNRTDIVDVVASRIQLKKAGKNYTACCPFHKEKTPSFSVSPDKQFYYCFGCGAGGNALGFVMDHDQLDFPQAIEDLAKRAGMEVPREEGGRNNKPRQPTDSPLYPLLTAAAEYYKQALKNHPQRKAAIDYLKGRGLSGEIARDFGMGFAPPGWDNLLKHLTSDSLQQKAMIDAGLLVENAESGKRYDRFRDRIMFPIRDSRGRVIAFGGRVLGDEKPKYLNSPETPVFHKGQELYGLFEARKHNRDLDEIMVVEGYMDVIALAQQGLRNAVATLGTATSEEHLKRLFRVVPSVLFCFDGDAAGRNAAWRALEATLSSLQDGRRARFLFLPDGEDPDTLVRSEGTDAFRARINQHAQPLADYFFQQLSEEADPRSLEGKAHLMTLAAPLIDKIPGNNLRALMRQRLSEITGLSGEPQQQMAPTARSSQPSQNSAPPSDYPDYPEIPDSAYYDVEPSRNEYENPSPAPQFEHNSGKGKGNWKKDGGKWSKKGQGEFAPRAPRTAVSVESPHLSALRTLLHHPQLAQKVEDVSHFAAEDDTYAQLLVALLGALQKSPNLRSLQLIARWHGTEQGRLLRALAEKEWLISADNLEQQFFDTITSLVARQRERSLEHLLRKARQSELSAEEKDQLRSLLSRNASPVIPSPTGA, encoded by the coding sequence ATGGCCGGCCTGATCCCACAGTCGTTTATCGATGACCTGCTCAACCGCACCGACATCGTCGACGTGGTCGCCTCGCGCATCCAGCTGAAAAAGGCCGGCAAAAACTACACCGCCTGCTGCCCCTTCCACAAAGAAAAAACCCCCTCGTTCAGCGTCAGCCCGGACAAACAGTTCTATTACTGCTTTGGCTGCGGCGCCGGCGGCAACGCCCTGGGTTTTGTCATGGACCACGACCAACTCGATTTCCCCCAGGCAATCGAGGACCTGGCCAAGCGCGCCGGCATGGAAGTGCCACGCGAGGAAGGCGGACGCAACAACAAGCCACGCCAACCCACCGACTCACCGCTGTACCCGCTGCTGACCGCCGCCGCCGAGTACTACAAACAAGCGCTGAAAAATCACCCGCAACGCAAAGCTGCCATCGACTACCTCAAGGGCCGCGGCCTGTCCGGCGAGATCGCCCGCGACTTCGGCATGGGCTTCGCCCCACCCGGCTGGGACAACCTGCTCAAACACCTGACCAGCGACAGCCTGCAGCAAAAGGCCATGATCGACGCCGGCCTGCTGGTGGAAAACGCCGAAAGCGGCAAGCGTTACGACCGCTTCCGTGATCGCATCATGTTTCCCATCCGCGACAGCCGCGGCCGGGTGATCGCCTTTGGCGGCAGGGTGTTAGGTGACGAGAAGCCGAAATACCTGAACTCCCCGGAAACCCCGGTGTTCCATAAGGGGCAAGAGCTTTACGGGCTGTTCGAGGCGCGCAAGCACAACCGCGACCTTGACGAAATCATGGTGGTCGAAGGCTACATGGACGTGATCGCCCTGGCCCAGCAAGGCCTGCGCAACGCCGTTGCCACCCTCGGCACCGCCACCAGCGAAGAACACCTCAAACGCCTGTTTCGCGTCGTGCCCAGCGTATTGTTCTGCTTCGATGGCGACGCCGCCGGGCGCAACGCGGCCTGGCGCGCCCTGGAGGCGACCCTGTCAAGCCTGCAGGACGGTCGCCGCGCACGCTTTCTGTTTCTACCCGACGGCGAAGACCCGGACACCCTGGTACGCAGCGAAGGCACCGACGCCTTCCGCGCCCGCATCAATCAGCACGCCCAGCCGCTGGCCGACTACTTCTTTCAGCAGCTCAGCGAAGAAGCCGACCCGCGCTCCCTGGAAGGCAAAGCACACCTGATGACCCTGGCCGCGCCGCTGATCGACAAGATACCCGGCAACAACCTGCGCGCCCTGATGCGTCAGCGCCTGAGCGAAATCACCGGACTGTCCGGCGAACCCCAGCAGCAGATGGCGCCAACTGCGCGCAGCAGCCAGCCAAGCCAGAACAGCGCACCGCCCAGCGACTACCCGGATTACCCCGAGATCCCCGACAGCGCCTATTACGATGTCGAGCCGAGCCGCAACGAATACGAAAACCCCAGCCCTGCGCCGCAATTCGAACACAACAGCGGAAAAGGCAAGGGCAACTGGAAGAAAGACGGCGGCAAGTGGAGCAAAAAGGGCCAGGGCGAATTCGCACCACGCGCACCGCGCACCGCCGTCAGCGTCGAATCGCCACACCTGAGCGCGCTGCGCACCCTGCTGCACCACCCGCAATTGGCGCAAAAGGTCGAAGATGTCAGCCACTTCGCCGCCGAAGACGATACATACGCCCAATTGCTGGTCGCCCTGCTTGGCGCCCTGCAGAAGAGTCCCAACCTGCGCTCACTGCAACTGATCGCACGCTGGCACGGCACCGAACAGGGCCGTCTATTGCGCGCCTTGGCTGAAAAGGAATGGTTGATTTCAGCCGACAACCTTGAACAACAGTTTTTCGACACTATAACTAGTTTAGTAGCCCGCCAACGCGAGCGCAGCCTGGAACATTTGCTGCGCAAAGCCCGTCAAAGTGAGCTGAGCGCAGAAGAGAAAGATCAGCTGCGCAGCTTGCTGAGCCGTAATGCATCACCGGTAATCCCGAGTCCAACTGGCGCTTAG